CTTTACCTTTCTTAGTCGTAATAAGAATCACACCGTTGGCTGCCTGCGAACCGTACAATGCAGCAGCAGAGGCACCTTTCAGAATACTCATACTTTCAATATCATCCGGATTCAGATTGGAGATACCGTCACCTGCATCACGGTTGACACCGTCATTCTTACCACCCATAACAGTAGATACGGATTCTGTGGTGCTATTGAGCATAGGCACACCGTCAATCACATACAACGGCTGGTTATTTCCGTCTTCGTTGGCCGAACGGATACCACGGATAGATACTTTGGCCGAACCTCCCAGACCGGAAGCACTCTTGCTGATCTGCACACCTGCCGATTTTCCGGCAAGGGCGGCAATCATGTTGGGGTCTTTGGCACGGGTCAGTTCGTCGCCTCCGAGCTGTTGGGTAGAATAAGTCAGCGAGGCGGCTTTTTTCTTGATACCCATAGCAGTTACCACTACCTGCTCCAGTGCCATCGACTCTTCTTCCATCTTGATCTTGAAAGTGGTTTGTCCGCTGACAGAGAGGCTCTGCGGTTGGTAACCTACATAGGTGATATTAATGATAGCGTCGCTTGGCACTTTCAAAGTAAAGTTACCGTCCAAATCGGTGATTGTACCATTCGTCGTACCTTTTTCCACGACACTGGCGCCAATGATAGGCTCGCCTCTCATGTCGGTCACGACACCTTTCACCGTAATTTGTTTCTGTTGCTGTGTGGATGCATGTTCCGTTATGTTCTTGGTCAGCACGATATTATTGCCTTCCACCACATAATGGATACCTGTTCCTTCAAAAGCCTTATCGAGTATTTCGGATACCGGCTGATTGGTAGCATCTACATTAACTACCCGCTTGGTATCGACACTTTTTTTATTGTAGACAAACAAATAGTCGGTCTGAGACTCAATCTGGGTAAGCAATTCGCTTACTTTCAGAGTCGAACGCGGAATGCTTATTTTAGCACTCTGAGAGTATCCATTCTCACAATAAGCCTGGAATGTTACGAACAGAAGAAGGAATAATGTGATCTTCATAGTCAGTATTATTTGCTTAGATTCTAAACTTTTTGGGCAAAAAAGCCCTTTCAAAGAAATTTTTCTCATATCTTTGCAACGTGTTAAGTTAATAAATTGATTAAGGTCGATTTTTGACTGTTTCGAATCGGGAAGTATGGGGGTACTTTCCGATTCTTTTTCGGTAAGGGGTATACTTATTGACTGTTATTCATAATCATTATGCTTTTAAAGGGTTAGTACTAATTTAAGGTGTATATCATTGAGCTCAGTTATTCATCTTAATTTTTATTCTGGCTTTATTCTATCCGGATGCTGTCTCCTTCTTCACTGATCGAATAAGTAAACGGGTGATCTTTCTGGATAACCTTGAGAATGTGTTCAACGCCGTCCTGTTCCTTGAACTTGCCCGTACAGCGATAATTCAGCACTTTCGGATTCTCTACGGTGATCTTCACATTATAATATTTCTCCAGCTTGGTGAGGATGCAACTGAAAGGAGAATCGTCGAAGCAATACAGACCTTCCCGCCAGCGCAGATAATCATAAGAAGGCAGAACGGCTTTTTTATATTTCCCCTGATAGGAACCGAAGAATTCATTCTTAGTCAGGCGGGTCAGCGGACGTTCATTGTCATAAGCGTAAATATCAACGATGCCCTCTACCAAGGTAGTCTCAAATTCATTGCTTCCTTTATAAGCGCAGACGTTGAAATGAGTGCCTACCACTCTGACCTGATTGGTCTCCGTATTTACGTAGAAAGGTATCTCCTTATTCTTCGCTACTTCGAAATAAGCCTCTCCGTCCAGTTCCACATCTCTGTCGCGGCGCCCGAAGTCAGATCTGTAGCTCAGCGTCGATTCAGAATTCAGCCAGACTTTGGTTCCGTCCGCCAGCGTAATCTGTGCCCGTTGACCGGCAGGAACAGTGACCGTCTGCAACTGTGCCAATTTATCATACTGATATTCATTAATCAGAAATCCACAACTGACAGCTACAATTACAGCAGCAGCTATACGGGCACTCCACCTTAACATGGGAATGATGCGAGCGCCCGCGCCTGCTTTCTCTCTCATTTTTCTCTTAGAGTCAGTAAAAAGGGCGATGTCAAACAGCATACGTTCTTTCTGCAATGTCTTCCGGTTTTCTTCCGATTCGTCCACCCAGTTAAGAATGCGTTTTTCTTCGTCGACAGAAGTCTCGCCCTTAAAATATTTATGTAGTAAATCCTGGTTCATAGATATTGGCTTTTCCTATTTATATTTATAGAAAGGCTTTTTCTCTCCCTTCTATATATAAAACAGGTCAGCCTTGAACAACCCTAACGAAAAATGCGATTATTTTTAAAAAAGAATAGAAACCAGGTAATCTTTCAGTTCGGTACGCAGAATTTTCAATGCTTTGGTGATGTGGAACTCCACACTTTTGACGGAAATGCCGAGTTGTTCCGCTATCTTTTTGTTCGGAGTATTTTGATAACGGCTCAATATAAAAATCTGCCGGCTTTGGTTCGGCATACGTTTCAATGCTTTCTGTACGATATGCTGTATTTCCGAATCAAAGATCGCATCCGGTTCGCAGGCTTCCAGTGTAGAGATTCTCAGGTCCAGTTCCCGCTGGCTATGGCTATTTATCTCTTCTTCGGCCCGAAGACGCACCTGCAGATGTGCCAGATAGTTGAGCGCTTTGTTTTTGATGATAGTCAGCAGCAGACCGTGCAGATTGGAATCTTCTTCCCACTTATCCCTGTTTTCCCACAGAGTAATCATTGACTCCATCAATATATCTTCCGCCTCCTGCCTGTCTCTTATATAAGAATAGGCAAACGACAAAAACTTCTCTTGATTCTCATGAAAGAATTCAGAAAAAAGTTGAATAGAAGATATGTTGTTCGTTTGGTGCATCACGCATAAGATTTACAGGCTATTTTCATTAGTTCGTACAAAAGAACACATATTTTCGCAGAAAAGCAAAATAATAGACAAAAAAAATAGCCCGAATACTGAGTAATCGGGCTATCACATTATCTAAAAGCTATCTGCTTTTTTACTTCTTTTCCGGTCTTGGCATCAATACTTTTCTTGAAAGTTTGAATTTTCCTGTCTTCGGATCGATGTCGATCAGTTTCACTTCGATCTCATCACCTTCCTTGATTCCGGCTTCTTCCACTGTTTCCAGACGTTTCCAGTCGATCTCGGAAATGTGCAGCAAACCGTCTTTACCCGGCAGGAATTCAATGAATGCACCGTAAGGCATGATAGAGCGAACTTTACCTTTATATACTTCGCCTACTTCAGGAACAGCAACGATTGCTTTGATCATGCGCATTGCATCATCAATACATTTCTTGTTGGTTCCGGAAACTTCGATGCGTCCCATACCGTCTGTTTCTTCGATAGTGATAACAGCACCGGTCTCTTCCTGCATACCTTGAATGATTTTTCCACCAGGGCCGATTACAGCTCCGATAAATTCTTTAGGAATAGTCATTGTTTCAATGCGAGGAGCATGGTCTTTCAGGTCAGCACGCGGTTCAGCGATTGTCTCGGTGATCTTGTCGAGGATGTGCATACGTCCTTCTTTAGCCTGGTTCAAAGCACGTTCCAGAATTTCGTAAGACAGACCGTCTACCTTGATATCCATCTGAGTAGCAGTGATACCGTCTCTTGTTCCGGTTACCTTGAAGTCCATATCTCCGAGGTGGTCTTCGTCACCGAGGATGTCAGACAATACAGCATATTTTTCTTCGCCCGGATTCTTGATCAGTCCCATAGCAATACCCGATACCGGCTTCTTGATCTTCACACCGGCATCCATCAATGCCAATGTTCCAGCACATACGGTAGCCATAGAAGAAGAACCGTTAGATTCGAGGATTTCCGAAACAACACGTACTACGTATGGATAGTCAGCAGGAATCTGTCCTTTCAAGGCACGCCAAGCCAAGTGACCGTGACCGATTTCACGACGGCCTACACCACGTTGAGCTTTTGCTTCGCCTGTAGAGAAAGGAGGGAAGTTATAGTGCAGCAGGAAACGTTCTTTTCCGTGTTCCAATACATTGTCGATAATCTTTTCGTCGAGCTTCGTACCCAAAGTGACAGAAGTCAGAGACTGAGTTTCACCACGAGTGAAAATAGCAGATCCGTGAGGACCGGGCAGAGGACCAACCTCACACCAGATCGGGCGGATTTCAGTAGTCTTACGACCATCCAGGCGCTTGCCTTCGTCAAGAATTGAACGACGCATCGCTTCTTTTTCTACATCATGATAGTAACGGTCGATCAGCGGAGCTTTTTCTTCAAGTTCTTCTTCAGAGAACTGAGCCTTGAACTCTTCGCGGATAGCATCAAAAGCATCGAAACGTTCGTGCTTGTTGTTATTTCCGGAAGCAGCTACTGCATAAGCCTTGTCATAACAAGCCTCACGAACTGCCTTACGCAATTCTTCATCGTTTACTTCATGGTTATATTCACGTTTCACTGTCTTGCCTACTTCTTCAGTCAGCTCCATCTGAGCCTTGCAATGCACTTTGATAGCTTCGTGAGCTACCTTCATTGCTTCCAGCAGTTCAGCTTCAGATACTTCGTGCATTTCGCCTTCTACCATCATGATGTTATCATAAGTAGCGGCAACCATCAGGTCCATATCAGCTTTTTCCAGTTGGTCAAAAGTAGGATTGATTACAAACTGACCGTCGATACGTGCTACACGTACTTCCGAGATCGGTCCGTTGAAAGGAATATCTGAAACAGCGAGTGCTGCAGAAGCTGCCAATCCGGCCAGTGCATCCGGCATATCTACACCGTCAGCAGAGAAAAGGATGATATTTACATATACTTCTGCGTGATAATTATCAGGGAATAGTGGGCGGAGAGCGCGGTCAACGAGACGACAAGTCAAAATCTCATAATCGGAAGCTCTACCTTCTCTCTTGGTGAAGCCACCAGGAAAACGGCCGAATGCCGCAAATTTTTCTTTATACTCTACCTGCAAAGGCATGAAATCTGTTCCGGGAACTGCATCTTTAGCGGCACAAACAGTAGCTAATAACATGGTGTTTCCCATGCGTAGCATTACAGAACCGTCTGCCTGTTTTGCCAACTTTCCCGTCTCGAGTGTGATGGTTCTTCCATCAGGTAACTCGATCGTCTTAACAATTGGGTTAATCATAAAAATTGTTTTATCTATACTTTTCTTTCAAAATTCCTGCAAAGATATACATTTCTCGTTGTAATCAGGTGGAAATGAGCTAAAAAGTTAGACGCTATATGTTTTTTTTGCAAAATAGAGGTGAAGAAGCAGGCAAAAAGCTTTGAGTAATCTTGAAAAGACGTATATTTGCAACTCTTAAAAAACACACGAGATATGAAAAAGATAACTTTTGTAGCGCTTGCCGCACTTACCATTACAGCTTGTAGTTCCGGTCCTGAGTTTGAAGTGAACGGAGACATATCAGGGGCCGACGGGAAAATGCTTTATCTCGAAGCTTCCGGTCTGGAAGGTATTGTTCCGCTTGATTCGGTTAAATTGAAAGGAGAAGGTACATTCAAGTTTAAACAACCCCGCCCCGAATCACCCGAGTTTTATCGCTTGCGGGTAGACAACAAAGTCATCAACTTTTCTGTGGATTCTATCGAAACGCTACAGATCAACGCTCCATACGTTGATTTCTCTACCGCCTACACGGTAGAAGGATCTGAAAACAGCAGTAAGATAAAGGAACTGACGCTGAAACAAATCAATCTTCAAAAGAATGTGGACGAGCAACTGAATGCGCTGCGTGCCAACAAACTGGGACACGATACGTTTGAAGAGAACCTCGCAACACTGCTGAAGAACTATAAGGAGGACGTCAAAGTGAATTATATATTCGCAGCTCCCAACACGGCAGCCGCTTACTTCGCCCTGTTCCAAAAGCTGAATGACTATCTGATCTTCGATCCGCTGAACAACAAGGACGATGTAAAATGTTTTGCAGCTGTCGCTACCAGCCTCAACAATACATATCCGGATGCTGTACGTTCAAAAAATCTATATAATATCGTAATCAAAGGGATGAAAAATACCCGTCAGCCACAGAGCAAGTCTCTGGAAATTCCACAGGACAAGATCATCGAGACCGGTATTATCGACATCGCCCTGCGTGACGTGAAAGGAAATACCCGCAAACTGACCGACCTGAAAGGGAAAGTAGTGCTGCTGGATTTCTCCGTATTCCAGTCACCGGCAGGAGCGCCTCACAATATGATGCTTCGCGAACTATATAATAAATACGCAAAGGATGGGCTGGAAATCTATCAGGTATCTCTCGACGCAGACGAGCACTACTGGAAAACCGCAGCAGGCAACCTGCCCTGGGTTTGCGTACGTGACGGCAACGGTGTCTACTCGACCAACGTAGCTGTATATAATGTTCGCCAGGTTCCATCCATCTTCCTGATCAACCGGAACAACGAACTGAAGCTCCGCGGCGAAGACATCAAAGACCTCGAAGCATCCGTCAAGTCATTACTCTAAGTTGTTATAATTTAGCATATTTCATTTAAATATGTTACATAGCATCATTTTTCACTTGACAGATATCACTTAAAAGTCTATCTTTGCAGAGAAATAATTGAAGAGAGGGTTCCAACATGTGCCATGTTGGAATTCTTTTTTGTTTATATGACCATTTTAAATAAAAGGAGGAAAAACATCATGGCTTATATGTCAGAAGAAGGTTACAAAAAGTTAATGGCAGAATTAAAGGAACTGGAAACAGTGGAACGCCCCAAAATCTCTGCGGCTATAGCCGAAGCAAGGGATAAAGGCGACTTGTCGGAAAATGCAGAATATGATGCAGCCAAAGAAGCACAGGGGATGCTTGAAATGCGCATCAACAAATTGAAAACGGTCATTGCAGATGCCAAGATCATCGACGAGTCCAAACTAAAGACAGACTCTGTACAGATTCTGAACAAAGTGGAGCTGAAGAACGTCAAAAATGGCATGAAGATGACTTATACCATCGTTTCCGAAAGCGAAGCTAACCTGAAAGAAGGCAAGATTTCCGTAAACACCCCGATTGCACAAGGTCTGCTTGGCAAGAAAGTAGGTGATATTGCAGAAATTACCGTACCGCAGGGTAAAATTGCATTAGAAGTAGTAAACATATCAATTTAACAGAAAGGCAGGTCTCCGTGTGAGGCTTGCCTTCTTTTATCTATCAAAGATTATGGCAACAATATTCAGTAGAATCATCGCAGGCGAAATTCCTTGCTACAAGATAGCGGAAAACGATCGTTTTTTTGCTTTTCTTGATATCAATCCATTGGTAAAGGGACATACGCTGGTAGTCCCCAAACAGGAAGTAGACTACATCTTCGATTTAAGTGACGAAGACCTCGCAGCAATGCACGTATTCGCAAAGAAGATAGCCCGTGCCATCGAAAAAGCCTTCCCTTGTAAAAAGGTAGGCGAAGCGGTTATCGGCCTGGAAGTACCGCATGCCCATATCCACTTAATTCCTATTCAGAAGGAATCGGATATGTTGTTCTCCAATCCGAAACTGAAATTATCGGATGAAGAATTTAAATCCATTGCGCAAGCAATCAGCTCCTCTCTATAAAACATGATGACGACATAAGCGAGCGGGCACCCTGAGAAGGGCGCCCGCTTTTTTTCATATCATACATTATATATGATTATTTCTTCAAGGGGTCCGGCGACTTGTCTTTGCTTTCGGCTACCTCAACCAGATAAACGCCGATACAAATAAAAATGATGGCACACGTCTGCGTCCAGCTAAAACGGTCCTGTCCGAGAGCCAGAGAAGCAATGGTCGCAACAATCAGAATCAGATAACCGTAGATCGCGACGACTGTTGTTTTCAGATACTTCAGACCGACCGGAAGCAACATATAGCTGATCGTTGTCGGAAATATGAGTACAAACATCAATATCAGGAAAGGTGTCCAATGGAACGGCATAGAGAACACCGGCGCATCGAATCCTGTAATAAATGTCACAATAATAGCAGAAACCGCCGCACCGGAGAATGTATATCTCAACATAGTCATCGCCCCGATAGATGAAAGGATACGCTGACTCAGAATCAGATAGACAGCATAAACGATGGAACTGATCAGGCAAAGCATATTCCCCACGAAAGCATCGGAGGCCAAATCATCGCTCTGTTGGGTCAGGATGCAGACCAGTGCACCGACCAGTCCGATTGAGATTCCAAGAATTTTCTTCCATGTCGCCTTCTCCTTATAAAAGAAAATCATAATCAGAAACACCCAGATAGGCTGCAGACTGGTAAATATGGAACTGGATACAGGAGTCGTTTTACTCAATCCCGCCAGATAAAGAAACATAAAGCCGTACAGTCCGAATGCCCCTAACAGGAAAAGCAGCCATTTGTCTTTGGCGGATGACTTTTCCGGCGGCATGAACCATCCGATCACCCAAAATGCAGCGGCGGCAAAGGTGCAACGAAGTGTCGCACCTGTCAACGGGCTCATCCATAGGGGAAGCAGATACTTCAGGGCATTCATATTCAAACCGCTGAATATTTTTGATACAGCCATACTCAGATTGGCTTCCAGTTTCTTATTCTTCATCTTTTTTTATTTCAGTTGATCGTTAAACAAAAAGGTATCGCGGCGCAGGTAAGCCCAAAAGAATGTGACAATAGTTATCAACAAGTTGAAGACAAAAGGAAACTCTTGCGACTGGGTATGAAACAGATTTTGGAGAAAATCTATAATAAAAGGATAAAGCAAGATGGCGAGATAATTCATCATCATTACAAAAGCCAATGCCATTGTCGCCTTTTGAGGCAGTGCCGTATGTGTCGTTTTATCATACAGCATAGGCTGAATAATGCCATATCCCAAACCGACCAGGATACATCCCGGAATAATCAGCCATTCGATCGGGGCAATCCAGATCAGCGCCAGCCCCACAGCCATAGACAGGAGGCTGTATGCTTTGGTACGCTCTTTCAGTTCATCCACTATCTTGTCCAGACAGAAACCCGGAGCCATAATCGCTAAAAAGAAAAGCGAGATCATCAGTCCCGAATTGCCACTGGAGAAATGGTGTTTCTCCATCAGGAAAGAAAGGTTGAATATGACTGCCAGCACAATAAAAGTCGTCACTCCGTAGAAAAGCATGATCTGAAGCAGATGCCTGATATGGATTCCATATTTACTTCCTCCGGTATCTGCGGCAGCCGTTTGTCCGGATGGCGCGGTACTTTGAGAAGAAGGTTCGACGGCGGCGTCAGACCGGCTCTCTTTTAAGTGACCGACCAGCAGAATAGAAATCAAAGGGAGCAGATAGACCAAAAACGGCAAATGCCAGCTGACTTCCGCCAGATATCCGGTCACGGCAGTAGCTATCACCAATGTAAAATTGGTAATGGCAGAACTCAATCCGAATTGTTTCACCCGGTAAGTACCCACAAAGTATTTTGAGATTAATCCCGTGGACAGCGGAATAATCAGTCCGGAGCCGATGCCCAGCAGGGCACTCACGACGATTAATTGCCACATTTTGTTGGAGATCAGATACAAGATACCGCTTGCTGCAAAGAGCCAGAGTCCGATTTTCAGGATACGGACAAAATCAACCTTTTCCGTGAGCTTACCACCCAAAAGGATAAAAGGGATAATCAGCAACGATGGCAGCGAAGTCAACATCTGAATATCCAGGTCGGTCGCTTTCGGAAAGATTTTGGTAAGGTCGCCCAATATAGGCGAAACAGCCAGCCCCGGCAAAGAGGTCAATGCCGAGATAGACCAAATAGCTATTAAAGTGATAAGAGGTATTGTTCCCCTTCCAGTTTGTATTTTCATATACCGGTTCGTTAAAAGTTTAGGTCTGATGAAAACAATGATTACCTTATAAAGTTCAAATGAGGCAACAGTGAATATTCAAAAAACGGGTGAAAAACACCCAAAAACTATCAGATTATGGCCTAAAAACTATCCGCAAACAGTTTTTAGGCTAAATTCCGTCAGTTTCACCCCCGCCGTACTTAAAAAAATCCCGTAAACTTGCATCATCGAAATTTAACAACGAATATTCACAATTTAAAAAGCAACGTATATGAAAAGTGTAAGCTTCAGAAAAGATTTAGTAGGAGTACAAGACGAATTACTCCGTTTCGCTTATAAGCTGACAACCGACCGCGAAGAAGCAAACGATTTGTTGCAGGAAACATCATTAAAAGCATTAGACAATGAAGATAAATATATGCCTGACACAAATTTTAAAGGATGGATGTATACCATCATGCGCAATATCTTTATCAACAACTACCGCAAAGTAGTTCGTGACCAGACATTCGTTGACCGGACGGACAACCTTTACCACCTGAATTTACCGCAGGACACAGGGTTTGAAAGTACCGAAAAAGCCTATGACCTGAAAGAGATGCACCGTGTAGTCAACTCATTACCCAAAGAATACAGAGTGCCTTTCGCCATGCACGTTTCCGGCTTCAAGTACCGCGAAATCGCAGAAAAGCTGAACCTGCCGTTAGGTACGATAAAGAGCCGCATATTCTTCACCCGCCAAAAACTGCAGGAAGAACTGAAGGACTTCCGCTAAACCTTAACAACACAATTCAATAGGTATCAGATAACTATAAGCTGCCAGTTGTCAGCGAATAGCCAAAGGCAAGAGGGAAACAACCCCTTCTTGCCTTTTTTATTTCCGTTCCCCCCACCTTACGCCTGCCCCAAAGCCGCCCCTTAATAAACGCCAAATAATGTAAAAGCCGAAAACTTTCAAAACCATCTGCTGTTGTTGAGGGAAATTCGACGGGGAAAATCCCCATCGCCCTAAACCTTTAAAAAAACAAATTAGTATGGAAGATTTAAATTTCAGAAAAGGTGATGCAAAAACCGACGTATTCGGTTCAGACAGAATGTTACAACCCTCTCCGGTAGAAAGAATTCCTGATGGTCCAACCACCCCTGAAGTCGCTTACCAAATGGTTAAAGATGAAACTTTTGCCCAGACTCAGCCACGCTTGAACTTAGCTACTTTCGTAACCACTTATATGGACGATTACGCTACCAAGCTGATGAACGAGGCAATCAACATCAACTATATTGATGAAACCGAATATCCTCGTATCGCCGTAATGAATGGCAAATGTATCAACATCGTCGCCAACTTGTGGAACTCTCCGGAAAAAGATACATGGAAAACCGGTGCGTTGGCAATCGGTTCTTCCGAAGCTTGTATGCTGGGCGGTGTAGCTGCATGGTTGCGCTGGCGTAAGAAAAGACAAGCTCAAGGTAAACCGTTTGACAAACCTAACTTCGTTATCTCAACAGGTTTCCAGGTTGTATGGGAAAAGTTCGCGCAACTGTGGCAGATCGAAATGCGCGAAGTGCCTTTGACTCTTGAAAAGACCACTCTCGACCCCGAAGAAGCGCTGAAGATGTGTGATGAAAACACGATCTGTGTTGTACCTATCCAAGGTGTTACATGGACAGGACTGAACGATGACGTTGAAGCACTGGACAAAGCTCTCGACGCTTACAACGCCAAAACCGGTTATGACATTCCTATCCACGTAGATGCCGCCAGTGGTGGTTTCATTCTTCCGTTCCTCTATCCGGACACGAAGTGGGATTTCCGTCTGAAATGGGTACTTTCTATCAGTGTATCTGGTCATAAGTTCGGTCTGGTATATCCGGGACTTGGCTGGGTTTGCTGGAAAGGCAAAGAATACCTGCCCGAAGAAATGTCATTCAGCGTCAACTATCTGGGTGCCAACATTACTCAGGTCGGCTTGAACTTCTCTCGTCCTGCCGCTCAGATTCTGGGACAATACTATCAATTCATCCGTTTGGGATTCCAAGGTTACAAGGAAGTACAATATAATTCTTTGCAGATTGCCAAATACATCCACGGTGAAATCGCCAAGATGGCTCCGTTCGTCAACTACTCCGAAAATGTAGTGAACCCATTGTTCATCTGGTATCTGAAACCGGAATATGCAAAGAGTGCCAAGTGGACATTGTACGATCTGCAGGACAAACTGTCTCAGCACGGCTGGATGGTTCCGGCTTATACATTGCCTTCCAAGCTGGAAGATTATGTAGTAATGCGTGTGGTTGTCCGCCAGGGATTCAGCCGCGACATGGCAGATATGTTGCTGGGTGATATCAAGAACGCAATTGCCGAACTGGAAAAACTTGATTTCCCGACTCCTACCCGCATGGCTCAGGAAAAGAATCTTCCGGTAGAAGCCAAGATGTTCAATCACGGTGGTCGTCGTCATAAAACCGTTAAAAAATAAATTGATCTATGGACAAAAAAGTAACACTCGCTCAATTGAAAGAAGTGGTACAGGAGGCATACGATCAGGTGAAAACGAATACAGGCGGTAAGAATGCCGACTATATCCCTTATCTGGCCAATGTCAACAAAGATCTCTTTGGAATCAGTGTCTGCCTGCTCAACGGGCAGACCATCCATGTGGGAGATACTGACTACCGCTTCGGCATCGAATCCGTATCCAAAGTACATACGGCTATCCTTGCACTGCGCCAATATGGTGCCAAAGAAATATTAGACAAGATCGGAGCTGACGCAACGGGCCTGCCTTTCAATTCAATCATTGCTATCCTGCTGGAAAATGACCATCCGTCTACCCCGTTGGTAAACGCCGGTGCCATCTCCGCCTGCAGTATGGTACAACCTATCGGCGACTCTGCCAAGAAGTGGGATGCCATCGTAGAGAACGTGACCGATTTATGCGGCAGCGCTCCCCAGCTGATTGATGAATTGTACAAATCCGAATCGGATACGAACTTCAACAACCGCTCCATTGCGTGGTTGCTGAAGAACTACAACCGTATTTATGATGATCCGGATATGGCGCTGGACCTGTATAC
This sequence is a window from Bacteroides thetaiotaomicron VPI-5482. Protein-coding genes within it:
- a CDS encoding FecR family protein, which encodes MNQDLLHKYFKGETSVDEEKRILNWVDESEENRKTLQKERMLFDIALFTDSKRKMREKAGAGARIIPMLRWSARIAAAVIVAVSCGFLINEYQYDKLAQLQTVTVPAGQRAQITLADGTKVWLNSESTLSYRSDFGRRDRDVELDGEAYFEVAKNKEIPFYVNTETNQVRVVGTHFNVCAYKGSNEFETTLVEGIVDIYAYDNERPLTRLTKNEFFGSYQGKYKKAVLPSYDYLRWREGLYCFDDSPFSCILTKLEKYYNVKITVENPKVLNYRCTGKFKEQDGVEHILKVIQKDHPFTYSISEEGDSIRIE
- a CDS encoding RNA polymerase sigma-70 factor, with translation MHQTNNISSIQLFSEFFHENQEKFLSFAYSYIRDRQEAEDILMESMITLWENRDKWEEDSNLHGLLLTIIKNKALNYLAHLQVRLRAEEEINSHSQRELDLRISTLEACEPDAIFDSEIQHIVQKALKRMPNQSRQIFILSRYQNTPNKKIAEQLGISVKSVEFHITKALKILRTELKDYLVSILF
- the pnp gene encoding polyribonucleotide nucleotidyltransferase codes for the protein MINPIVKTIELPDGRTITLETGKLAKQADGSVMLRMGNTMLLATVCAAKDAVPGTDFMPLQVEYKEKFAAFGRFPGGFTKREGRASDYEILTCRLVDRALRPLFPDNYHAEVYVNIILFSADGVDMPDALAGLAASAALAVSDIPFNGPISEVRVARIDGQFVINPTFDQLEKADMDLMVAATYDNIMMVEGEMHEVSEAELLEAMKVAHEAIKVHCKAQMELTEEVGKTVKREYNHEVNDEELRKAVREACYDKAYAVAASGNNNKHERFDAFDAIREEFKAQFSEEELEEKAPLIDRYYHDVEKEAMRRSILDEGKRLDGRKTTEIRPIWCEVGPLPGPHGSAIFTRGETQSLTSVTLGTKLDEKIIDNVLEHGKERFLLHYNFPPFSTGEAKAQRGVGRREIGHGHLAWRALKGQIPADYPYVVRVVSEILESNGSSSMATVCAGTLALMDAGVKIKKPVSGIAMGLIKNPGEEKYAVLSDILGDEDHLGDMDFKVTGTRDGITATQMDIKVDGLSYEILERALNQAKEGRMHILDKITETIAEPRADLKDHAPRIETMTIPKEFIGAVIGPGGKIIQGMQEETGAVITIEETDGMGRIEVSGTNKKCIDDAMRMIKAIVAVPEVGEVYKGKVRSIMPYGAFIEFLPGKDGLLHISEIDWKRLETVEEAGIKEGDEIEVKLIDIDPKTGKFKLSRKVLMPRPEKK
- a CDS encoding TlpA disulfide reductase family protein — encoded protein: MKKITFVALAALTITACSSGPEFEVNGDISGADGKMLYLEASGLEGIVPLDSVKLKGEGTFKFKQPRPESPEFYRLRVDNKVINFSVDSIETLQINAPYVDFSTAYTVEGSENSSKIKELTLKQINLQKNVDEQLNALRANKLGHDTFEENLATLLKNYKEDVKVNYIFAAPNTAAAYFALFQKLNDYLIFDPLNNKDDVKCFAAVATSLNNTYPDAVRSKNLYNIVIKGMKNTRQPQSKSLEIPQDKIIETGIIDIALRDVKGNTRKLTDLKGKVVLLDFSVFQSPAGAPHNMMLRELYNKYAKDGLEIYQVSLDADEHYWKTAAGNLPWVCVRDGNGVYSTNVAVYNVRQVPSIFLINRNNELKLRGEDIKDLEASVKSLL
- the greA gene encoding transcription elongation factor GreA, whose amino-acid sequence is MAYMSEEGYKKLMAELKELETVERPKISAAIAEARDKGDLSENAEYDAAKEAQGMLEMRINKLKTVIADAKIIDESKLKTDSVQILNKVELKNVKNGMKMTYTIVSESEANLKEGKISVNTPIAQGLLGKKVGDIAEITVPQGKIALEVVNISI
- a CDS encoding HIT family protein, whose product is MATIFSRIIAGEIPCYKIAENDRFFAFLDINPLVKGHTLVVPKQEVDYIFDLSDEDLAAMHVFAKKIARAIEKAFPCKKVGEAVIGLEVPHAHIHLIPIQKESDMLFSNPKLKLSDEEFKSIAQAISSSL
- a CDS encoding DMT family transporter, with translation MKNKKLEANLSMAVSKIFSGLNMNALKYLLPLWMSPLTGATLRCTFAAAAFWVIGWFMPPEKSSAKDKWLLFLLGAFGLYGFMFLYLAGLSKTTPVSSSIFTSLQPIWVFLIMIFFYKEKATWKKILGISIGLVGALVCILTQQSDDLASDAFVGNMLCLISSIVYAVYLILSQRILSSIGAMTMLRYTFSGAAVSAIIVTFITGFDAPVFSMPFHWTPFLILMFVLIFPTTISYMLLPVGLKYLKTTVVAIYGYLILIVATIASLALGQDRFSWTQTCAIIFICIGVYLVEVAESKDKSPDPLKK
- a CDS encoding MFS transporter, producing MKIQTGRGTIPLITLIAIWSISALTSLPGLAVSPILGDLTKIFPKATDLDIQMLTSLPSLLIIPFILLGGKLTEKVDFVRILKIGLWLFAASGILYLISNKMWQLIVVSALLGIGSGLIIPLSTGLISKYFVGTYRVKQFGLSSAITNFTLVIATAVTGYLAEVSWHLPFLVYLLPLISILLVGHLKESRSDAAVEPSSQSTAPSGQTAAADTGGSKYGIHIRHLLQIMLFYGVTTFIVLAVIFNLSFLMEKHHFSSGNSGLMISLFFLAIMAPGFCLDKIVDELKERTKAYSLLSMAVGLALIWIAPIEWLIIPGCILVGLGYGIIQPMLYDKTTHTALPQKATMALAFVMMMNYLAILLYPFIIDFLQNLFHTQSQEFPFVFNLLITIVTFFWAYLRRDTFLFNDQLK